One genomic segment of Salinigranum rubrum includes these proteins:
- a CDS encoding Mut7-C RNAse domain-containing protein: MARRLLLDVMLGKLARYLRMCGYDAAYALDHGVEADDDVLALARDEDRQLVTRDRQLAERAPGGVHVGSREIEDQLRELRREGFELTLSDRPTRCGRCNGRVEPVDAGEAVPDYAPDPADTPCHRCRDCGQVFWKGSHWDDVRERLARL, translated from the coding sequence ATGGCTCGACGGCTCCTCCTCGACGTGATGCTCGGCAAACTGGCGCGCTACCTCCGGATGTGTGGGTACGACGCGGCGTACGCGCTCGACCACGGCGTCGAGGCCGACGACGACGTCCTGGCGCTCGCCCGCGACGAGGACCGGCAACTCGTCACACGGGACCGACAGTTGGCAGAACGTGCGCCGGGGGGAGTCCACGTCGGCAGCCGGGAAATCGAGGACCAGCTTCGCGAACTGCGACGGGAGGGGTTCGAACTCACGCTCTCCGACCGACCGACGCGGTGTGGGCGGTGCAACGGCCGGGTGGAACCAGTCGACGCGGGAGAGGCAGTCCCCGACTACGCCCCGGACCCCGCCGACACGCCGTGTCACCGGTGTCGTGACTGCGGGCAGGTGTTCTGGAAGGGGAGCCACTGGGACGACGTCCGAGAGCGACTCGCGCGGCTGTGA